In the Channa argus isolate prfri chromosome 6, Channa argus male v1.0, whole genome shotgun sequence genome, CATTAGTATttggatgttgttgttgttgttgtttgctttaattGTGTGTCCATATTTATGTATTGATCGGCATGTCTGGTCTGTCCTCCCTCCAGGACAAAGACTGGGATACATCTGTCCAATTCCTGCCGGCAGCTGATGGTAAAAAGCTTGAGAAGAAAAAAGGTCCGGGGAAAATTGGGCTTGTGGTTGGTGTGGTGATCGCTGCTGCTGTTACCGCTCTCGTGATCGGACTGCTGGTCTGGCATTTCCACTGTAAGTTCCCCTTCCCTTATTCCGTCTGCTGTGAATGTAACGAAAAGACAATCGCAACGCAAACTACTGTGCAACTGAGGAGCCCGAATCGAGATTAAAGCCCCTTTTTTATTCTATCATATTAGAAGggtgtttcagttttacttcAGAGGTGCTTTGCAGGACACCTAAGAGCACACACCTCTGTTAATCCATAACTTGCATAACGACCACATTTGTTGGAATGTGTTGTTTGGAAAAATAgggatttttaaaatcattatccAGTATTAAATATGCATCAATGTACTCCAAATCATTTTGACTCGGGGTtgaatagaagaagaagaaaacatagTTCAAGGGGCCATTTTGCAATTATAATTTATAcgcacaacaacaaagaaatatacattttggtGTCTGCTTAAAATTCTctctgataaaacaaaaaacgcaCATAGGAATACAGTCTTCATAGGACAGAGTAAAGTAAGGAATCACTGctccattgttttgtttgtttgtacatgCAAATGACTGCAACCTAGCAGGAGAGATTAAAGGTACAACAAGGACACCTTAGGGGCTTAAAACATCACAAGACTGAAAAATAGAAGGGGAGGAAACAAAAACCATAGTTCATGAGCCAAAACTTCCTGAAGATCACAGGGAGGCTTAAAGACTGTGGATGTGTATCTTCTGTGTGATCCTGCAGTTCGTAAAGACGCAGAGGTCAGGAGGATGTACACCGGCTCCATGCGGATCACCAACCAGGTATTCATAGATGCCTATGAGGACTCCAACAGCTCCGAGTTCAAGGCGCTGGCGCAGCAGGTGACTTCACAGGTAATACCGGATGTTGGACCTCCGCCTCATTGCCCCGTCCTCACTAATGAAACTTGTGTAATTTCCGTGTTGTTTTAACAAGCAGCCTTCACTCATACTCggctgtgtttttgttactttgtctCTTTCAGCTTAGAACCATGTATTACAAATACCCGCTGCTGAAGAAACACTATGTTCGTTCGACGGTTGAGAATTTCAGGTAACACAGGGAAGGTGGAGCACTGAAGCATTCCCCATAATCTCTATTTAACTCCTTTTCAAagtaaataacttttaaaaaaatatcagtttaccttgataaaaactacattttcagTAGTGATATCAACAGAAATTTTTGTCAAGGAACTTTGGGAAAATGAATTTTCCCAATGTtcttttcagaatatttttgCGCAGCTGTGACTGGGAACGAGCCATTGTTGCTCAATACAAAACCCATAAAAGGCAGATATTTTGGCACACGTTTTGTATTTTACGTAGCCCTACCCCATTTATTGTCTCATTGTCCTTAGTGAAGGCAGTGTCATCGCCTACTACCTGTCTGAGTTCCGAGTGCCTGCAGGCCAGGAGGCAGAATTCGACACCGCCATGGCTTCAGTGGGCACCCAAGGTGGTTTACGTTTAATGACGGAGAACACTCTGATTCTTGACGACTTAGAGGTGTCAGGTAGACTCAAACTACTGTCTTTTGTGATTTCAGTCCACGTGCATCATGttgttttgcttctgttttattgtaaagtCAGTTGTTGAGTTCTCTCTGGGTTTCGTTAGAGTATTTGTATCAGTAGGTTCCTCTTAACTGTCGTGtcttcttctttatttctttatcccACAGCACTCGATGCCCGCATGTTGTCACCATCATTCAGCAGTAAGTGCTCATGTTGTCTCCATCATTTACTTAACTGTCCTTTGACAATTCCTCCCTACACATCGAAAACCCAAACATGTCACGCATTTGCATCatagatacattttatttcctatGAGATTCTGCAGAGATGAATGATCACCACCAAAATGTCCTTGTTTCTGTCTCAGATTATTTGAAGTATTCAGAACACGTCAGGGGGGATCAAATGAGGCAGATCCAGTCGCCTGGCTTTCCTGATAAGCCCTATCCCAACAACACCTTCATGCAGTGGCAACTGCGAGGAGAGCAGAACCACGTCCTCCTGCTTAAGTTTGATGCTGTGAATCTGGAAAATAACTGCAAGAACGACTTCATCAAAATCTACGACTCTCTGGTGGCCACTGAAAGCCGCACTATGCAAGAGTGAGTTTGCTCTTCGCCTCGTTTAATAACAGCTGTAACTAACTTTTGCTCTCTGTCATAAAGCCACATGTCTACGCTTGATTTAGACATTGTGTTGCATCTGTCGCCCTCTGCTGGAAGGATTACGTGGGTCTGATGGACCCTTTTTATTGCACGTGTAAAGTTGCAGTGGCTTGACATTGTCTGAGTTGAGCCTCATGCCTAATGTAACGTTTACTAAAAAATCTGGGAGCAGCTCTGGTATAAGAGTTGAGAGTGTGGTTTAACTCAGTCTGTAAATTCAGTTTAGTGAAGTGTTTTTCCACGAGCGGCCATTATCTGATAGCAGTTTAAGTAAACCTGCCCCATGCCAGTCCCATCagataatttactttttttttctttaataaaaggGCTCATATCTGTCTGATGTATCCGTTAGGGAACAATGCACATAGAAAATTCATGTTTGTCCTTATGCTGCAGGCTGTGTGGCTTTCATTCTCGCAATGAACCGCTGGCTTTTCAGTCTTCTGGGAATGTGATGCTGGTGACGATGGCCACAAATGACAAGAATAACTACCCAGGTTTTCGAGCACAAGTCTCACAAATCCCTCGTGGAAACAGAGGTAGGGATTCATGCTTATGATTGTACTGTGCCTCACGTAGCTCGCTTTGTTACAGCTTATTATAGGTTTGTGCAAATGCTAACACCTGTCCTATTTTAACAGCTATATCATGTGGTGGCCAGCTGATCTATGAAAAAGGCACCTTCACTACTCCAAATTTCCCAAATTACTATCCTCCCAAAACTACGTGTCAGTGGTCACTCGAGGTGAGATAAATTTTACACCCTTTTCTGTTCTGTATCCCTTCTCAGATGGTTAATGtcaacatgttttacttttttctctcaaaCGTTAAGGTCCCTGTGGGTAAGGCAGTGAAGGTGACGTTCAAAAAGTTCCTCTTATCTGAACCCGggcagaaaaacataaatagcTGTACTAAGGACTACGTGGAGGTCAATGGAAAGAAGTGAGTACTATGCTTGTAGGACAGAGACGGGGCTTTGCGAAACAGAACAGACATGTCACTGATTGCgcctctcctcctcagactaTGCGGGGAAAAAGCAGACTCCATTGTAACAGAAACTAGCCGcaccaacaaaatgaatgtgacTTTTTATTCTGATCGCTCATTTGTGGACCGGGGGTTCAATGCGCAGTTTGAGGCCATCGACAGTAACGATCGTAAGTCACGAGGCCTCTGCCCGCGAATGTTTAGGTCTTCACATCAGGAAAGTCTATGTAACATTATCCCTTCCATCCACAGCTTGTCCAGACCAGTTCCAGTGCAAAAATCAGCGCTGCATTAAAACAGAGCTCAAGTGTGACGGCTGGAATGATTGTGGAGACCTGAGTGATGAAATGAACTGCCGTAAGTactattaacacattttagGCTTTTTTGTCAACTAATTCTCATATCATTGGCACAAAATACGATAGATATGTAATGATTACATATTTTTTACTACATTTTCCACCAGAGTGCAaaccagatgacatcagttgTAAAAACGGATTGTGTAAGCCCATGTTCTGGAAATGTGACGGTGTAGATGACTGTGGAGACGGCACAGATGAAGAAAGCTGTAAGACACGGCACTGATGGAGGATGTTTTTCCACGTAATCGTTAGAAAGCTGTCGTGCTATCGTTTGCTCATAAAGTATGTTTCCTTTTTAAGGCGGGTGTAAAGCTGGACAAATGACATGTAagaataataaatgtgtttctgagaaAAATCGCTGTGATGGATGGGACAACTGTGGCGATGGGTCAGATGAGGTGGACTGTGGAAAAGgtaaatttaccatttaccacaaTATATTTAAGTTATACAATTTAATTCTAAGGAAAATAATAGCTTAAATGACAGTGTACAGCATAAGAAATAATCAGCCAAGTCtttagcattatttttttttttccttcctcagcAGCTTCTGGTGTAACCTGCACTGATCTCACgtataaatgtaaaaacgaTGTGTGCATCACCAAAGTGAACCCAGAATGTGACGGAACACTAGACTGTGAAGATGGATCTGATGAGGAAAACTGTGGTATGTCTCAAataagccctttttttttttttttttttttttttttttttaataaagcaaatgaTACCTTCATCAATCAGTCCTCAAACTGCTTTCTAGGAACCAAGTTTGCTGGATGAAAATTATAAGCATTATTCTTTGCTGTTGTCAGTATGTTACCCTGAATAACTCGGGGCCACATTCGAAGAATCAGCCCTGACACGAACCTTTTCACCTACGTCAGACACCACAACAAGTTTTGCGATAAAGCTAACACTGCAACGGAACCTTTACTTTACAGATTGCGGGAAGAATAGGTTCAAGGCATCACGTATTGTGGGTGGTCAGAATGCGGAAGAGGGGGAGTTTCCCTGGCAGGTCAGCCTCCAAGTCAAAAGTTACGGTCACGTGTGCGGAGCAACCATCATCAGTCCACAATGGCTCGTGACTGCTGCCCACTGTGTCCAAGATGATACCAAGATAAGGTAACTTAATGCTTTCCGTATACACTGGCAACAGGAAATGTCTCTGGTATGTTTCTTGTGTACCATCTCTGAGAATAACTAAAATGGTGTGAAGGAAATTGTCAAATTGTAGCTTTGAGCCTCCTCTCCATGCTGCATTGGCTCAGTGTTCAGCTTCTCACCTTAAACATTTGAGCGTGGTTCTTATTCAGCTGAGTAAGTATCTAAGCTGGAGTAGGAGCTATAAAGGTCACTTAAAACTGCATTCTAAGAACTTTTATGGTTTATAGTTCCTGTGGTGCAGACACAGAAAAGGGGCGACTTAAGGTCATAGTTCAGATAATTTCCTCTGGTCCCAAAGCACCTGATGGCTTCTTACTCATTCAGTTAACAAAATTGATATTCCAGATGTAAACCGCACCTGGATTTCAGACCTAACTTTTTAAACCTATTTTCTAAAGTGACTCTGCCATATGATCAGAGTCATCGGGGTTTGAGAATCAACTTTGTGACCGTTCGTTTTTCGTGTGTCCTCAGATTTTCCCAGCCCGGCACTTGGGAAGCTCACCTCGGCCTTCACAACCAGCAGCAGATTGGAAGCTCTGTGGTGAAGAGGAACCTAAAGCGGATCATACCCCACCCTAACTACAACTCATACACCTTTGACAATGACATTGCCCTGATGGAGCTGGATAGTCCCGTACCCTACTCTGAATACATCAAACCCATCTGTATGCCAGCTGCCACGCATGATTTTCCAGCCGGTAATACTGTGTGGATCACTGGATGGGGTGCCACCCGAGAAGGAGGTGAGTGAAGAGTAATAGTAAGGaagtaataaagtaataaaagaaagtCCAGGACTATCAATAATCAAGTTTTCAGAAGTAATCGAAATTGAATTGGCAGTTTGGGTATTTAATGACTGTAAGAACCTGTCACGTATCTAAACGTAGTGGGTGATCGTCTCCTTGCGTTTGTAATGCAGGATCTGCTGCGACGGTGCTCCAAAAGGCCCAAGTCCGAAtcataaacagcacagtgtGTAACAGTCTGATGGGCGGTGCGATCACATCTCGGATGTTGTGTGCTGGAGTGTTGACGGGAGGAGTGGATGCTTGTCAGGTAATTAAAGGCCCCTTTCCCCCAGAATGTTTTACAAAACGAGGGATATAAATGTTTAGTCGAAACAAGTTTACCAAGTATCAGGTCAATTTTACTCATGCCGTGCTTATAAGGGAGGATTAGTTATTTATGTCTTTGTCCACGAGTTACAGTTTGTTAACACAAACCCATCTTTGTGTTCTTCTCTAATCGTCTTGTATAGGGTGACTCGGGGGGTCCTCTGTCAAGTCCTACTGGCACTCGGATGTTCTTGGCAGGAGTAGTCAGCTGGGGTGATGGCTGTGCACGCAGAAACAAACCAGGCATCTACACAACGGTCACCAAATTCCGTGGCTGGATCAAAGAAAAGACTAGCGTGTAGACCAATGAAAAATGGTCGAACAAGGCCAAAGATATGGACATGAACTTAGATGACAAGTATCACAATGTGGATTGTTGCCTCAGTGAAACAGCTCTCTGACTTTCCATCTGGTTTAATGAGCTCGACTCCTAGTCTTACCTGCAGTGGAAAATGCGCTTATTGCTTAAAGGGCAATCgcaacacattttatgaccGCTTAAATTTTAATGAGGTCAGGGTTgattgtttgatgtttttatgtaaatgtaaataaatgttttgtgtttattttacttgttgttttttaaagctaGTTTTAATAGAGAACTGAACAAGAAACAGATTTTAGGTATGATTGttacacatgtacataaattaaATTTCGTGTTCTTGTACTCTGTCGTCCTTCTTTTTATAAAAAGCCATTCTAAGAATTTTCCACCACTGTaagttgttgtctttgttctaCTTTTCCTACATTTGAAACAGGGAGAGCAAGCTCCTTCCATCTTACCTCCTTTGGCTCGGTAATGctctatttaaaatgtgcttgtgATTTTTAGACGTCTCCGAATTATTAATGGTCGCTTTTGAAAGCATTACCTTTCTTATTACGGCcagcatttcattttaacagaggtaaactaaactaaaattttaaattccgCTTAGTCCTATATTACTAATATGCCCCccatttgcattttgtaatttattttccaatagtctcctttttttaattgcatctaatttcaacaaaattcatattttaattgatttgttcactacagtacagtattgaCATTCAAAGTGATTTAAGTCTGTACTGTAGCAGGGTTTTGAACAGAACTATGTTAAAAGTAGAAGGACGCTGCAGAAGAAACGGACAAATCTGAGTCCAACTGCAGGTCATAGACTGTGCTTATCTTATAGAGCGTGCTATCTACCACGGCAAAATATGTTCTTCCATTCAACACAGTATTTGGGGGGATTGTGTGATCACGTTGTTTGTATAGATTTTCATTGACACTTTTGTTCCTAGTTATTTAGTTTAGATATAGTTTTTCGTAACGGAAGATTATGAAGCACGGGGCGGAAATGGTCCCACCGTGTTATTGGTCCCCTCGTGGTAGTTGCTGCAGCTTTTGAACTTCTATCCAGCTCATTtatatcatttctttttattagagTTGCAGCGTATTATTACCATTAATATTTCCGATTTAGCGGTTAAAAATGGTAAGGACGTGTGCTCTTCCTGTTTTAggtaaatgcaaacaaaacaggTTCAGGTGTAAGACCGTGTTAGCATGCTAGTCCGAGGATGGTTTAATGAGCTGCTACCTGTTTGTAAAGCCGTGAACATGTGGATTTTATATGCTGGCAGTGGATAAACTTAAATCCAGTTTGGTGTTTGACGAGTAGCTTAAGGTAAATATGGATGCGGACAAGAGGAGAGAAAGCCGGAGCTGGGACTGGGACAGCCCGCATTGCCGAGCCCAACTGGATGAGATCTTCTTCCGCCAGCACGATTACATCCAGGCAGGCAGCCCGGAGCACAAAGAGTTCTGGGCTTTCTTTGACCGGTTCCAGAGGTTCAAAACAAAGAGGGATATGTCTGGGTCCGGAGCAACCCgaagagaggacagagaaaagggGAAGGACAGGAGAAAGACTAGTAAGGTAGATCTTGGCCTTCCTCAGGAGTATGATGCTCGCTACCGGATTAATGTGTCCGTGTGCACCCGGGATATTGAGGAGCGTTTGGGAAGGACAGAGCACAGAAGCAAGCAGAGATCCTCAGGGCCTGGCAGTCAGGAGATCTCAGACTGCCGTCTGGCTCTCTTGCATTTCTTGGACTTCAGCCAGAGACAGAGTTTTGGCAAACTGGCCAAGCTTCGCAGGGAGCAGAAAAACCTGCCCATCTTCCAGTACAGGGACAAGATAGTGGGGCTGGTTCGAAGTCACTCCGTGGTTGTGGTGGCAGGAGACACGGGTTGTGGGAAATCCACGCAAGTACCTCAGTATCTTCTTTCAGCAGGATTCGACCACATAGCCTGCACCCAGCCTCGGCGTATTGCCTGTATATCCCTCGCGAAGAGGGTCAGCTTTGAGAGTCTCAATCAGTATGGGTCAAAGGTTTGTCGCAAACCATTAAATACAAATTCTTACCTTTGTCACGCTGACGAGACCATACACTTAGGGTCTGTGTAAAGCTCACAATATGCAATTCTGACTTTCAGGTGGGGTACCAGATTCGCTTTGAGACCACAAGAACCACCGCCACCAAACTCCTTTTCCTGACAGAGGGACTGCTGCTCCGACAGATCCAGCAGGACAAGACACTGGCTCAGTATCAGGTGGTGATTGTCGACGAGGTCCATGAGAGACATCTCCACTGTGACTTCCTCCTCGGTGTCCTGCGCTCTCTGCTGGCTGACCACCCGGACCTGCGTCTCATCCTCATGTCAGCCACCATCAACATCAAACTTTTCTCTGACTATTTCAATAGTGCTCCTGTTCTGCAAGTACCAGGCAGGCTGTTTCCCATACAGGTAAGCAAAGGGGGAAAATATTCAAAGGTAAATATGCAGCACACAGGAAGAAATCTATTGTTTCAAATTGATTGCTTCAGTTTGGCACACTCAAAAACAAATCCATTCAAAGTGTAAAAACTTTTCCAAAGCCAGAGGTGCCAGTCCAAACCCTATGTGATTTTCATGCATCCATGAATGATCGTACATCCCTTCATTTCCTCAAAACtcagaattttaatttttattcaacttttctttgtcCGTTTCCTGCACCAAGGTAATTTACCAGCCCATTCCACCCGAGGAGCAGTCATCACGTACAGAAAAACTGGATCCCAGGCCATACTTGCGCATCCTGCAAGCTATCGACCAGCGTTACCCCCCAGAGGAGCGCGGAGACCTCCTCCTTTTTCTTAGTGGAGTGGCAGAGATCTCCACCATTCAAGAGGCCTGTCAGGTGTACGCCACACACACATCCCGCTGGATCGTCTTGCCACTGCATAGCACGCTCTCACTGGCCCAGCAGGACAAGGCACAGTCAGCTTTATTTAGATTAAAATTGATATAcgctactcacaaaaagttggGCATTTTTGGCTTTTGGGGAGAAATTTCAGAACGAACCTAAAATGCACTGaactttacaggtgaacttgaccttctctaaacgtttgaatgcacatgtccaactgttcaatgtttcaatACTTATTGCGTAAtttgttctctaacaaggtgattgaCCCCTGAAAATCTCAACGTCCACTAAATGTATGGGTTCAGTGACCACCACTAAACAGTCCTCTCTCATCATGctgtccacattttgatatcGTGGGACCAAGAATTCTCGAGTTATTGAGACGttgacgttttttttttgtggtacaCCCACCACTGTTGTAAGcttttgtttcagtaaataGTTTGAGATAAAGAAATGACCATTGCAtgtttctacttaaatgcccccctagcatgaactttttacattttccgtAAACTTCTCCTGAAAGTGGAATATCCCTAcatttttgtgagtagtgtgtgttgtttgaatTCTAAATGTTTATTGTCTGTGTCTTATGTCTCAGTTTAAATTTTTTGGTGTCATGTTATTCCTCAGGTGTTTGACATTGCTCCTCCTGGAGTGAGAAAGTGCATCATCTCTACAAATATTGCTGAGACTTCAGTCACCATAGACGGGGTGCGCTTTGTTGTGGACTCAGGTATGGACCTAAAAGTACATTTatggctgcattttttttctaggCTTACTAATGACAGCACCTTTACAAACCTAGGGTGGTGcagtaaagctttttaaaatcacagcAATAATTCTTTTATAGGAAAAGTGAAGGAAATGAGTTTTGATCCGAAAGCGAAGCTGCAACGTCTGCAGGAGTTTTGGATCAGTCAAGCCAGCTCTGAGCAGAGGAAGGGTCGGGCCGGTCGCACGGGTCCAGGAGTGTGTTACCGATTGTATGCTGAGTCTGACTACAATGCCTTCGCATCTTACCCAGTGCCTGAAATTCACCGAGTGGCTCTGGACTCCCTCATTCTCCAGGTTTCCAGAACAAAAATCTTTCTTGTTAATTATTCAGTTTCCATGGTTAAACAGTTGCCTAACTGATGGCTTTTTGTTATACAGATGAAGAGCATGTGTCTTGGAGATCCACTTTCTTTTGTATTCATTGATCCACCTCCAGCGGCTAGTATCCAGACTGCACTTACTTATCTGAAAGAACAGGGGGCATTGGACAGTTGTGGTGAACTCACTCCTATTGGAACTTTGTTGGCACAGCTGCCTGTGGATGTGGTCATAGGTAAGATTCCCTACACCGAGCCAGactctaattttttttattaatcttttttgtattaagctgaaaacacaacataataCAGTGGCACATAGTGCAGGGCAAGTTAAAGAAGTTCACTTAGCATCATTTAAGGCTTGGTCTCCTTCACTTGAGTGCTACACACAGTAacagttttaagtgttttt is a window encoding:
- the st14a gene encoding ST14 transmembrane serine protease matriptase a isoform X2 gives rise to the protein MDYINSGTRYTPKPDKDWDTSVQFLPAADGKKLEKKKGPGKIGLVVGVVIAAAVTALVIGLLVWHFHFRKDAEVRRMYTGSMRITNQVFIDAYEDSNSSEFKALAQQVTSQLRTMYYKYPLLKKHYVRSTVENFSEGSVIAYYLSEFRVPAGQEAEFDTAMASVGTQGGLRLMTENTLILDDLEVSALDARMLSPSFSNYLKYSEHVRGDQMRQIQSPGFPDKPYPNNTFMQWQLRGEQNHVLLLKFDAVNLENNCKNDFIKIYDSLVATESRTMQELCGFHSRNEPLAFQSSGNVMLVTMATNDKNNYPGFRAQVSQIPRGNRAISCGGQLIYEKGTFTTPNFPNYYPPKTTCQWSLEVPVGKAVKVTFKKFLLSEPGQKNINSCTKDYVEVNGKKLCGEKADSIVTETSRTNKMNVTFYSDRSFVDRGFNAQFEAIDSNDPCPDQFQCKNQRCIKTELKCDGWNDCGDLSDEMNCQCKPDDISCKNGLCKPMFWKCDGVDDCGDGTDEESCGCKAGQMTCKNNKCVSEKNRCDGWDNCGDGSDEVDCGKASGVTCTDLTYKCKNDVCITKVNPECDGTLDCEDGSDEENCDCGKNRFKASRIVGGQNAEEGEFPWQVSLQVKSYGHVCGATIISPQWLVTAAHCVQDDTKIRFSQPGTWEAHLGLHNQQQIGSSVVKRNLKRIIPHPNYNSYTFDNDIALMELDSPVPYSEYIKPICMPAATHDFPAGNTVWITGWGATREGGSAATVLQKAQVRIINSTVCNSLMGGAITSRMLCAGVLTGGVDACQGDSGGPLSSPTGTRMFLAGVVSWGDGCARRNKPGIYTTVTKFRGWIKEKTSV
- the st14a gene encoding ST14 transmembrane serine protease matriptase a isoform X1 — translated: MDYINSGTRYTPKPDKDWDTSVQFLPAADGKKLEKKKGPGKIGLVVGVVIAAAVTALVIGLLVWHFHFRKDAEVRRMYTGSMRITNQVFIDAYEDSNSSEFKALAQQVTSQLRTMYYKYPLLKKHYVRSTVENFSEGSVIAYYLSEFRVPAGQEAEFDTAMASVGTQGGLRLMTENTLILDDLEVSALDARMLSPSFSNYLKYSEHVRGDQMRQIQSPGFPDKPYPNNTFMQWQLRGEQNHVLLLKFDAVNLENNCKNDFIKIYDSLVATESRTMQELCGFHSRNEPLAFQSSGNVMLVTMATNDKNNYPGFRAQVSQIPRGNRAISCGGQLIYEKGTFTTPNFPNYYPPKTTCQWSLEVPVGKAVKVTFKKFLLSEPGQKNINSCTKDYVEVNGKKLCGEKADSIVTETSRTNKMNVTFYSDRSFVDRGFNAQFEAIDSNDPCPDQFQCKNQRCIKTELKCDGWNDCGDLSDEMNCQCKPDDISCKNGLCKPMFWKCDGVDDCGDGTDEESCGCKAGQMTCKNNKCVSEKNRCDGWDNCGDGSDEVDCGKAASGVTCTDLTYKCKNDVCITKVNPECDGTLDCEDGSDEENCDCGKNRFKASRIVGGQNAEEGEFPWQVSLQVKSYGHVCGATIISPQWLVTAAHCVQDDTKIRFSQPGTWEAHLGLHNQQQIGSSVVKRNLKRIIPHPNYNSYTFDNDIALMELDSPVPYSEYIKPICMPAATHDFPAGNTVWITGWGATREGGSAATVLQKAQVRIINSTVCNSLMGGAITSRMLCAGVLTGGVDACQGDSGGPLSSPTGTRMFLAGVVSWGDGCARRNKPGIYTTVTKFRGWIKEKTSV
- the dhx34 gene encoding probable ATP-dependent RNA helicase DHX34 → MDADKRRESRSWDWDSPHCRAQLDEIFFRQHDYIQAGSPEHKEFWAFFDRFQRFKTKRDMSGSGATRREDREKGKDRRKTSKVDLGLPQEYDARYRINVSVCTRDIEERLGRTEHRSKQRSSGPGSQEISDCRLALLHFLDFSQRQSFGKLAKLRREQKNLPIFQYRDKIVGLVRSHSVVVVAGDTGCGKSTQVPQYLLSAGFDHIACTQPRRIACISLAKRVSFESLNQYGSKVGYQIRFETTRTTATKLLFLTEGLLLRQIQQDKTLAQYQVVIVDEVHERHLHCDFLLGVLRSLLADHPDLRLILMSATINIKLFSDYFNSAPVLQVPGRLFPIQVIYQPIPPEEQSSRTEKLDPRPYLRILQAIDQRYPPEERGDLLLFLSGVAEISTIQEACQVYATHTSRWIVLPLHSTLSLAQQDKVFDIAPPGVRKCIISTNIAETSVTIDGVRFVVDSGKVKEMSFDPKAKLQRLQEFWISQASSEQRKGRAGRTGPGVCYRLYAESDYNAFASYPVPEIHRVALDSLILQMKSMCLGDPLSFVFIDPPPAASIQTALTYLKEQGALDSCGELTPIGTLLAQLPVDVVIGKMLVLGSLFNLVESVLTVAAALSVQSPFLRSSQHNPDCATARQPLHSNQGDPFTLLNTFNAWVEVKGQRGGGSRKWCRRRGLEEQRLYEMVNLRRQFKDLLKSHGLLESERNAPSGSDREQRRKRLTERRKLHQMKRDHEQQEGGKRKVLRLDEGQDGEFSSGSDTEEASKGKKDKTEQNIDIQEVKFKLRHNVSELQEAVGVGQDLSSRQQALLKLLLCRGLYPQLALPDEHNSTRKDSEQVFHTKNKQGVVIHPTSVFASDPEVLHVPEDDNSEMGPDRKDSSRHQLLAFVTLLETNKPYLSNCVRVPALQALLLVANSVDSNADCTRLIVDGWLELELREPEEALKVLSKALTLRAELERLLHVQLQQSKLGEAAVQGMSRRSIEKLGEGLVRFLLYTEVTYSLRRLTAFQTQNLYIGPHSDSELSHTNAPGLSLLVPGGEAKPDPIKGGLSVTNFFTYNCLTDSRDLYSECLRIFWSCPNCDLYMPLTPLERMQHEASCRPAGEQQQLEEEPESAKTGPSSMSSLTRVYHCNVCNEDLTLTSTEILKHKRQHMYSAK